In one window of Helianthus annuus cultivar XRQ/B chromosome 17, HanXRQr2.0-SUNRISE, whole genome shotgun sequence DNA:
- the LOC110925984 gene encoding uncharacterized protein LOC110925984 — MDKQNECNIPGIHVHQMKEIEEQYQLLNHERSRINEELAQEKADEEQINQKLTRFSYLDKLIEWKMLEIENIEHWNPDYKLRLGVPFRLASRRTGGKDVKTTVRPDLKHCRKLLVKKGRMDINYLEEVLEEHICSMKSSDMTYTGTLELSDMMECMAQRIQHGNKKRADEMKIFKKISNFLETKESFTEPESHPQWSPGRSKRDTDYNLYRRHHKLSILLEDADTLKREQHERQAKAKRLKAELQYVRKKTNYLNNQLENVDSKILKAYKHRNELRDQKKELVS; from the exons ATGGATAAACAAAATGAATGCAACATTCCAGGAATCCATGTTCATCAAATGAAAGAGATCGAAGAACAATATCAGTTATTGAATCATGAACGATCACGTATCAATGAAGAATTAGCACAGGAGAAG GCAGATGAAGAACAAATAAACCAGAAACTAACGAGGTTTTCGTACCTTGATAAGCTAATAGAATGGAAGATGTTGGAAATTGAGAATATTGAACATTGGAATCCAGATTATAAACTCAGGCTTGGTGTTCCATTTCGTTTGGCATCAAGAAGAACAGGTGGAAAAGATGTTAAAACAACAGTAAGACCAGATCTGAAACATTGCCGGAAACTGCTTGTCAAGAAAGGGAGGATGGACATCAATTATTTGGAAGAAGTTCTAGAAGAACATATATGTTCAATGAAATCGAGTGACATGACATATACTGGCACGCTAGAACTTAGCGATATG ATGGAGTGCATGGCGCAAAGGATCCAACATGGAAACAAGAAACGTGCAGACGaaatgaaaatttttaaaaaaataagcaACTTCTTGGAGACCAAAGAAAGTTTCACTGAACCAGAATCCCACCCTCAGTGGTCACCAGGAAGATCAAAGCGAGATACCGATTATAATCTATATAGAAGGCATCATAAACTAAGT ATTTTGTTGGAAGACGCTGACACACTAAAGAGGGAACAACACGAACGTCAAGCAAAAGCTAAAAGACTTAAAGCCGAGTTGCAATATGTGAGAAAGAAGACCAATTATTTAAACAACCAGCTTGAAAATGTTGATTCAAAGATACTCAAAGCCTATAAACACCGCAACGAGCTTCGAGACCAAAAGAAAGAGTTGGTATCGTAA